The Virgibacillus sp. SK37 region AAGATAAATTCGGTGCGAAGCAGGAAGAAGATACGGAAGAAATGGAAGATGATCACATGGAGGATAACCTCTGGATTATCGTTAATTTTGATGATTTTGAAGATGTTATTCAGTTAAGTCATTATTTCCAGGATATGACTGGCATTACTGAGGAAATCTTGTATTTCTATAAAAATAAATATTATTTATATCTGGAATTCTCTCAAGACGTACTGGATGATAATATACAAGAAGACTTGATTAGCCAAGTATTTGAGTTTGCGAATGATGCGGACATTACAATTCACATGTTAGAAGAGTATGGTAAGAGAATTTTATCTGAAAACACATTTGAGGAAATCAGAGAACATTTCCCTGCTAATATCTAGGCACACTCAATAAAAGAGGGTGTCTTTTTTTTGGGCCTAAAAAAATGTGTTAGGGTGTTAAACTAATTCATAATTTAGATAAAATGCGAAGTAACTTGTGTTGGATGGAGTAATTAATCTTACAGAGGAAGCACCCATTGATTTGCGTTTCAGGCGGACGCTTTCCGCCAGCATGGCCTCAGCCGCTTCCTCCGCTACGCTCCGTCCAGGGTCTTCGCCTCATGCTATTCCGGCAGCCAATCAATTCGTACACAGCATATTCTGGATCTATGTGAACTTAATTTTTCTCCGTAGATATAATAGGAAATAGTAGCGAAGGGGAAATGTGGAGACTCCTGCGGGAGGAGAGGCCTCGATGAGACCCCCGAACGCGCTATAGGGATTGGAAGGCTAAAGTCGCGACGTCGTGTCGCAACGCCTTCATGACCAACATCCTGTTGGCCCGAGGCTCATCAGCCGCCCGCGGAAAGCGGAATATTTCCCCGTAGCGGTGATTTACGCAGCCTCTATATTCTTAGCTAGTTCGTATTTTCCTCCTACTACGAAGAAAAAAACTGCATGTAGTATTGTTTGAACACCTTTTTTACTGCCAAAGAAGGGTTTTTATAATCTTTGTTGAATTATAAACAATGGAGGTGAGCTATTTTATGCTGCAAGCAATGACAAAAAAAGGTGTGTTAGTCACTCTTCCACATGCTACCAGAAATGAAATAATGGAATGGAAGAAAGCACAAATGGAATTTTATTGCCCAGTCTGTAAGGAAAGGGTGATGATGAAGGCAGGAATAAAGAATATTGCTCATTTTGCGCATTATCAAGAAGGTGAGTGTACTGCAAATGAAGGAGGGGAAGGCGCGTATCATGAAAAAGGGAAGCTGGCTCTATATAACTGGGTAGCAGGACAGCAAATAAATGTGCAGCTGGAAGAGTATCTTCCACAAATACAGCAACGTCCCGATATGCTTGTGAACTTGAAAGGAAGAAAAATAGCAATTGAATATCAATGTGTAAGAATCCCTACACATATTATTCAACAAAGAAATAAAGGCTATATGCTTGCCGGTATTACACCAATTTGGATTCTGGGCATGACTCTATTTCAGCGGAAGGTTGCCACTCAATTTAAAATAAACGATTTCTTAACCCAATTTATCCATCAATTTTCTCCTGATTATCCACTATGTATTTACTTTTTCTGTGCAGAAACATTTCAATTTTTATCTATCCATGACATTTATATTCTCCGTACAGGAACAGCTACTGGAAAATTTCATATTCAATCACTTCCTACTATTGGTTTTCTTGATCTTTTTACATCCAAAAAAATAAAACCAAAAGAACTATATACCTTATGGATGAAAGAAAAGCATCGGTTTAGGCTCTATCAACCAACTCGGCTTTTCGGAAAAAGTAAGAAATGGTATCAATGGCTTTATTTAAAAGGGTTACACCGTGAAACACTTCCATCCCTCATACATTTACCTGTAGTCTTTCAGATGAGAATGAAATCTCCCCTATACGAATGGCAGAGTCGACTGCTGTTGGATTATCTTTCCCCTATCCCAATAGGAGCAAGTTTTACGCTTTCCTCCTGTCATACCTTTCTCAGTCGCCATCATCAACTTACTGAGCAATTCCCACTGTTGCATTCACCAGCTAATCCTATTCAGGAATATCTGGAACATTTGGTAGTTCTAAAAATCCTCGATAGACTGAATGGCAACTATGTGAAACGGAGAGAAGTTAAAAAGCCCACTTCATTAGAGAACGCGCTCGCTGCTGACAGAGTTGTTTTGGAAAAGCTTCTTAAACAAAATCCAAGCATGATTCCCCGTTAATTCGTTATACTAAGTTATAAGGATTCCTATTTGCAGGAATTTTCTCATGTGTTCACGAATTACTATATAAAGAGAGAATTTTTTAATTGAATAGAAGGAGGATCTTTTATGGCGAACTCAAAAACCAAAGCATTGCCAAAGCGTGAGGAATTACCAAAAGAACGCACATGGAAATTAGAGGCTATTTTTGATACAGATGAATTATGGGAGAAAGAATTAAAACAACTACAAACCGATATTCCCAAAATAGAAAAGTATCAAGGAAAATTGGCTGAGTCCTCTGATCAGCTGCTTGGTGTATTAAAGTTACAGGATGAATTATCCGAACGATTAGGTAAGCTGTATACATATGCGCATATGCGCTATGACCAGGATACAACCAATTCATGGTATCAAGGACTAAATGCACAGGCTGAAAATGTGTTAACAACTGCTTCAAGTGCAATGAGTTTCATCGTGCCGGAGATTTTAACGATGGATGAAACGAAGCTAAAGGACTTTTTAGAAGAGAACAAAGAGCTACAGGCATATCAGAAGACATTGGACGAAATAAATCGACAGCGACCACATATCTTGAGCGAAAAAGAAGAGGCCTTACTGGCAGAAGCATCTGATCCCATGTCAAGTGCGTCTCAGACATTTGGCATGTTGAATAATGCGGATTTAACATTCCCAACGATCAAAAATGAAGACGGGGAAGAAGTTGACTTAACACATGGCAGATATATTGGTTTTCTTGAATCAAAGGATCGAAGTGTAAGAGAAGCTGCTTTTAAAGGAATGTACGATACCTATGGAAAATTTAAAAACACTTTTTCTTCCACGCTAAGTGGTAATATTAAGAAAGACAATTTTTATGCTAAGGTACGGAATTATGAATCTGCCAGGCAATCTGCTTTAGATGATAATAATATTCCTGAAAAAGTGTACGACAATTTAGTCGAAGCGGTAAATGAAAAACTTCCATTACTTCATCGTTATGCGGAACTAAGAAAGAAAGTATTGAAGCTGGATGAATTGCATATGTATGATCTTTTCACACCTCTAGTACAGGATATAGATATGAAGATTCCATACGAAGAAGCTCAAAAAAATGTGTTAGAAGCACTCGCTCCACTTGGTGAAGAATATGTGGATATTGTGAAAGAAGGGTATGAGAATCGCTGGATTGACGTGGAAGAAAATAAAGGAAAACGCAGTGGTGCTTATTCTTCAGGTGCATATGGTACGAATCCATATATCTTATTAAATTGGCAGGATAACGTAAACGATATGTTTACACTTGCCCACGAGCTCGGCCATTCCGTGCATAGTTACTATACGCGTA contains the following coding sequences:
- the mecA gene encoding adaptor protein MecA; amino-acid sequence: MEIERINENTVKFYISYIDIEDRGFEREEIWYNRERSEQLFWQMMDEVNYKEEFNVEGPLWIQVQALEKGLEIIVTKAQVSKNGENIELHTEDGHTVDLPVDKKIENMLEDKFGAKQEEDTEEMEDDHMEDNLWIIVNFDDFEDVIQLSHYFQDMTGITEEILYFYKNKYYLYLEFSQDVLDDNIQEDLISQVFEFANDADITIHMLEEYGKRILSENTFEEIREHFPANI
- a CDS encoding competence protein CoiA codes for the protein MLQAMTKKGVLVTLPHATRNEIMEWKKAQMEFYCPVCKERVMMKAGIKNIAHFAHYQEGECTANEGGEGAYHEKGKLALYNWVAGQQINVQLEEYLPQIQQRPDMLVNLKGRKIAIEYQCVRIPTHIIQQRNKGYMLAGITPIWILGMTLFQRKVATQFKINDFLTQFIHQFSPDYPLCIYFFCAETFQFLSIHDIYILRTGTATGKFHIQSLPTIGFLDLFTSKKIKPKELYTLWMKEKHRFRLYQPTRLFGKSKKWYQWLYLKGLHRETLPSLIHLPVVFQMRMKSPLYEWQSRLLLDYLSPIPIGASFTLSSCHTFLSRHHQLTEQFPLLHSPANPIQEYLEHLVVLKILDRLNGNYVKRREVKKPTSLENALAADRVVLEKLLKQNPSMIPR
- the pepF gene encoding oligoendopeptidase F — protein: MANSKTKALPKREELPKERTWKLEAIFDTDELWEKELKQLQTDIPKIEKYQGKLAESSDQLLGVLKLQDELSERLGKLYTYAHMRYDQDTTNSWYQGLNAQAENVLTTASSAMSFIVPEILTMDETKLKDFLEENKELQAYQKTLDEINRQRPHILSEKEEALLAEASDPMSSASQTFGMLNNADLTFPTIKNEDGEEVDLTHGRYIGFLESKDRSVREAAFKGMYDTYGKFKNTFSSTLSGNIKKDNFYAKVRNYESARQSALDDNNIPEKVYDNLVEAVNEKLPLLHRYAELRKKVLKLDELHMYDLFTPLVQDIDMKIPYEEAQKNVLEALAPLGEEYVDIVKEGYENRWIDVEENKGKRSGAYSSGAYGTNPYILLNWQDNVNDMFTLAHELGHSVHSYYTRKFQPFRYGNYSIFVAEVASTTNEALLNDYMLKNVEDEKQKLYLLNHFLEGFRGTVFRQTMFAEFEHDIHVRAQNGEALTADKLTELYYDLNKKYFGDAVVSDEEIGLEWARIPHFYYNYYVYQYATGYSAAMALSNNILHEKEGAVTRYLDFLKAGSSDYPIEVLKKAGVDMTSKQPILDALDVFEEKLNEMEKLLLK